In the genome of Neodiprion fabricii isolate iyNeoFabr1 chromosome 4, iyNeoFabr1.1, whole genome shotgun sequence, the window GTGCTAACTCTGAAAATGCTTCACCTAGCGCATGCTGGGTCTGTACAACATGATGAAAGTGAGATGCCAAGGCTCTTGATAATCGTAATACGTTACAGTACTTTTTCTGCGTGTCCCTCAAGACTTCAATCTGAGCTTCGAGCTCTGTAGAATACGAAAATAGAATCACTTCAGTATAAAACGTTTATGaatttgtataacttttttaaaTGTATTCCGTTGACTCtgtatgttgaaaatattgttatagTTTAACATTGGACAATAGACATGAAatatattgcaaaaaaattcaaatatgttTTACCAGAATCGACTGTGCGCGATGTTTTACCAAGTTTCTCGTACATCAATTGCTTGGTGCACTTATAAGTGGAGATACTCCAGTTTCTAATACTTTCAATCTTGCTTTGAGCAGGGCGTAGTGTATGAGCATCACCATTCTGAAGCGGTGAACTAGGAGTAGTTACCGTCACTGCTGTCAAGTGGTAACagttcatcatttttattttatagaCCATACTAAGCAACTATAAAATTTGGTTTATAGAAATTCGTCCTTGCAGAGGAATTTATTATCTTACAGTTTTGTGACGTTGGACTGCCTACGGGTAAATTAATGGTGGCGGGTCGCGGTGGGCCACTGGTATGATTGTTTGGGACATGAGGTGGTGGTGTTCCCGTGTGTACAGCATTTTCACTCTCGTTGAGGGATGGAGCATCCTTGAGCATTTCGTGAATGCTGCGTTCCATTCCACCTGGTGGTAAGGCCGTCTGTGACATTTTACCTTAAAATAATAAGATGTATTTAATTGAAGTTCAGCATAAATATAATGTTACAAACTACGTTATCACATTAAATAATCAGCTCAGTACTTTTCTGTATCTTTCTTAGTCTTAGGAGTGATCGAAATTAGAGTATTTGAcataaatttcgttttaagAGCCATAGATTTACCTGTTTACAGTATACGAACGATATATATAATTTCTACGAGCTAGATACAAGTGCGTTCCTATTATTGAATACAGAAATTGTTAGATTAAATATATAGATTCAGGGATGagcatttattatttctcacttttttttatcttttttcttagATGAAGTCTAAAAATATAAACAGCACCTTTTAAGTATCAATTCGCGTGAACTTAGAGCTGGTTAAAATATACGTGATTCACAATTTTAGAGAGTTGATAGCTCAGATTATTAAAATTACTAATAGAACTGGTGCATGCATGTCAGTGATCACGTCACATCTGCAGCCTCCACAGGAACATTAAGCACTCGCTATGGTTTACACACATTAATGACACATTATAATCCTCAATTAATGATTACAGCAAGATTTGTAGTATTTAAACAGATATGGAGTAGAAAAGtatgcaataaaaaaacacattcttgagcTCAATCCGCATGGCTGGTTAAATTGAATTACTCCCTAGTCTCAGAGGTGCATGGCTTGATATTGGAAAGATTTGCGTTTGTATCGCAATAATGCAGAATACGTCCGTATAAAGAAGGCAACGAAATTTCTTGTAACATTGCAACTACAGATATGTTCTACACATGAGAAATAACTTCGTCAAATGTAAAGTGTTTAGGATAATATGAAAAGTTACCTTTAAATCGTACGTTCGTTTTATTCGAAAGGGTAGTGGTGTCGATACCTCTGTCATACACATCCGATTGTGGTTAAGAATTCGGTTAAACAATGTTATGACGTcattataaaaatcaaaaggGGCGTAAATGCACCTGTCACTTCACACCTTGAGAATTCAAAACTAGTAATTAAATTCACTTTAGTAGTGTCTATTTATAAATGTATCGCGTTGTGTAAATTATACATCATTTACTGAATAAATATGCCTTGTCGGatcgttataaattatttataaatttattggaTTTTAGCGCAGGTAAGGTACTCACTGTACTCACGTACTCACTATACTTAACTATCCCTTGAAGTTTACCTTGGATTGCCTCACGCTTGCACTGTGGCTACGTTCAAAATTGAGTCATATTTCCAGACTATAGGTTTTACATTTGTCCGGTTGGCAACGCGAAACATTTTCACATGTCATGACAACAATGTTTGTGCAATAATCAGAGAgaaacattttgaaattacGGAATGAATAGCCagcggaaaaagaaaattatgttATGGAATACGAAGTTTTAGAATTAGCAACTGAGGAAGAATGTGATTCAACTGTCTCAAAACGAAGTAGAAATTTTCCTCCTTCGCGAACGGCGAATGATCAGCTGCTTTTTGGTACTATGTGTGTCTTAAATCACAATACAGTTTTTGAACTACATTCGGTTGCAATTAAATGTACAATAACAAAATCTTAGTCTTCATTTTcacttcatttatttattatattttccatTATGTCTGATAAGTGCtgcttgtaatttttcaaaatcgtagGTATTGTATTTTTAGGTAAAACAGTAAAATGCTTAGCAAGcgaggaaaaatttctttctttggGATGCCCACACTTGGATTCAGTACTAAGGGGCGGTTTTGTCAACAGAGGCATTACACAAATTTATGGAGCAGCTGGTACTGGGAAAACTCAAATAGCCCTACAACTCTGTTTGACCGTTCAGCTTCCAATTGTGCACGGTGGTTATGAAGCTGGTAATCCAATTAATTTGTACCCAAgtgatattttcaacaattagaTTCCATGTGAAGACTTATTTGTTCGAAACAGCCGTCCTGTTATCCCGTGTGTTCATGGTGGTCTATTCATAACCTTGAAGTaccaattaaaatataataatattaataataattttcactgCGACATTGGAACAAATccttttatatatgtataagctTGGCCAAAAGGAATCCTTTCTATGTACATTGCCTGATTTGTATCTCAATAGTAACGTCTACCAAATTTTAGTGTGCTGATAATGACATAGATGTATTTGAGAtctaatataaaattaaatattatgttAATAAATTTGTATTGTTTCAGGGGCAGTCTATATTTCTACAGAGGGAGCTTTCCCTTCGAGGCGTCTTCAGGAATTACTTCGTGAATCAAACCTCACAAAAAAGTTCAATGTCACTGctgatataatttttgttacaacGATACATGGCGAAAACACAATTGTAAACCTGAATAGAAAATTGCGTACTTATGAACACTAATTAAGTTTAGATCTAATACTTAAACTgtcactgaaatttttcagcaagaACTTGAGAACTGTATTGTTCAAAAAATCCCACATTTGATGGCTACCAGAAAAATCGGTCTGCTGATACTGGACTCTATTGCTGCACCTTACAGAGCGGGATATTCACTCAACACATTCGGAGATAGAGCAAAGAGTCTGTGGAATATTGCCAATCAATTACACAATTTAGCCAGTCAATATAAGCTTACGGTTATTTGTATTAATCAGGTCagttttcaatgattttacTAACTCGGAAATATAAATTAGCTTACAAACAagtggaaaaatttgtttacaagtttttattcttgtgctaaataaaaaaaaaatgcaatattcTAGGGCTTTCAATACTTTTTACTTATAACAAATAATCTCTTTGTcagaattaaaaacaaaaacttgagTGCCGCTATGTGTTCGATAACTTGTTGTTTTCATATACAGGTATCTGCagcaatttcattcaacaattATGAAGTAATTCATCCTACAGAACAGCCAACACTAGGTATAACATGGGCTAATATGAtaacaaacaatttttatctatGTAGAACAGGTGACTGCCGTTACCTCTATACTATGCAGTCATCTTACCTTCCTCGCACCCATATTGAATACAGAATCACAGGTTCAGGAGTATCAGgtgtgtgtaaaaataaataatctatattatttgtagttttattatattatttattctatttcacCTTCAACAAACACGAAAAGTATTCAGTTCATTACTTGTTCGTCAATATGCTGCTCAATTACAGAAGTTCCggattgaaataataaaattcgtaCATTTCTATGTAACAAACATAAATTGTATTGATATGCTGTTTGAAGTCCAACGTTGAGTTTCATACGTCAGGACATGTCTGATGTGAGCTCGTCAATAGTTGCAAAAACGCTACTATCTAAAACTTGTAATGAATTTATTGGAATCCACCTATTCATTGCCTCTGAACTTGAGAATGGATCTGCTGTACTGACATCTAGATTTTCAACCTCGTTTTGTAGTATGAGTCtggtataattaaaaataggCATTCataagtacaaaaaaaatgtaatattatttttttatttttttgcgatGCAAGGACATTTCATtacttttgtaaaattaaaatgtaaatacGTCACCTAAACGAATGGAGAAATGTTCTATGCGGTTCTGTGTCTTGTCTTTCACTGTATGTATAATCCCCTATAATCGTGTGACCAATATGCGAACAGTGAACTCGCAACTGATGGCGGCGACCAGTCTTAGGGCAGAGCAATACTTTAGTTGCTGGTTTGCCGTTCCTAGTCCCTGTCTCAAGTACTAGTAACACTGTGCGCGAATCCCGAGGTCTTTCACAGAAGGCACTACCTCCTGTACACATTCTATGATTTCCATTCTTTTCGCGAATATCTTCTCCTGTAGATGTATAACTTAATTATTTGGTGCATTTTTTACCTATAGTTCATTAGTTAAATAgattacatatattttaaatttatagtAAGTTTGATATGCTTGCAGAAAATGATGCAATCTTTATTCTATACTTTTTAATTGCTGCTTACtatttacaaaagaaattGGTGCTGATTTTAGGTCAAATTAATATAGCTAGtcgttttttaaataaaatttcatggaGATAGTTTGTAAGTTCAAAAATAAGCACGTTTATAGTGCGTAGGATTCTACgtgtttgcattttttttattttgtttaacaGCAGTTTCAAACAGTTTGCAGGTAATTATTGAGGAAGCTAACCAATTGGCTCCGAAATGATAACATGACTTTTGTTTATATGTCCATGGACTAGAGCTAAATAGTATTTCTTTGCTTTTCTACTTTCAAAGGCAGTGGTGGCTGCTTTGGCAGCCTGCTTATTGAGAGCCAAGCAAATAACTCCGCTTGTAGCATAATCAAGTCGatgaacgaaatgaaattcgtGCCGTAGCTCTGGATTGACCAGTTCAGGGAACATCATTTGTATTTCCGTTTGTAAGGTGgactaaaaattgtacaaagcTGTGAATAGACCGTAACCctgttatatttattatctGAATGTTATCcattatatttaataattaaatgaattacTTTATAATTCCGCTTATTGCTGTTTATAACCAAATCATATGGCTTATTTACTACTAAGAAATTATTACTGCGATATAAAACGTCTAAGGTATTATTTTCGTTCCCTTCCATTCTACCTATATGAATGTAcaagtttctcaaaaatttccgTTACCACACTACAAGTTAAGGcttcgtatttttaattttaaagcGCTGTTTTAACAACTCTTTGCTTTGGTTATAACCACAAGTTTCTCTAACCGTCCTAGCCTCAACTGGAAACTGTCACAAACGAAAGATTGGGTCACTTTTGTGCAACTGAAATTTTAACCGATTAAATAATGGTTGGTTAAGTTTATTGCAGAAAACACAGAACATAAAAATAcattcgtttcaaatatagaaTGATCCGTTTGATCAGAACATTTATAAAATCGACACTCGATTCAGTTTGTAGAATAAGCTGCCGTTACTAACCAGAAACGGTTGCCTCCTACGTATGAATGCTCTATGCCTGGGTCTGGCGGAgcacaataataaattaaaaattatagatCTAAATCTAATAACACAATAGATTTTGcttcatttacttttattacatttattgTCGTACATGTAGTAGATGTAGAAACCTAAGTGACGGTACGGAACGTATATCACGAGGGTCACGATTAGAAATTATCTTCATTGTAATATGTCAGACGACTTCAGTCATAATAAATACACtacgtatgaaaaatttcaaggtgTAAATGGTCtctcaaatgaaaaatagatttGCAAATGCCGGTTGAACACTTTTGGCCTCCAGTTTGGGCTTATGTTCAGACCaacacattaaaaatactTCCATCATGCGTGAAAATTTGGGGTTAGTAagttgtgcaaaaaaaaaaaaaattatcgaatatgaaattgaatgcaCATTACGTGACTTTATGCCGACTGGATACCTTCTCGACACCACGCTTTACGCAGTCGTACAAAGAATCGCGTGTGCATGTGTCGTAAGGCAATTTgagggattttttttatccggaACCGGCAGGAATCGGTCACTGAGCACGTGACAAAGTATGCGGGAATTGCGCACAAATTTGAGCAGGATAGCCACCACTGATCTCTATATAACACTATAGAGATCAGTGATAGCCACCGTTCGAGCATAGTGAACAAGGCGTTCGAGTAAATTCGAGCGTGGTTGAGCAGCTAAACTGCAACCTTTGAAGCAGACGACCCAATAATCTCTGGACGACCACACAGCGACGTAAACAAACGACGGTAGTGCGGCGTTGCCACGTCTTGCGTGACTTCAAAACCAGAATGAAATCAATATTTAAtactaatttttaataatcgaAACAACCAAAAAATTAGTGCAAAATGAAATTCTAAATTGATTGTACATCTCATCATTATTTGTGATCTATATAAGGATGGTTTTGAACATGTTTTTTATGCCTGTTTCTCGCTTGACCTACTCTATGCCGTTGTCTATGCTATAGCCGACGGAAACCTGGTTACTGTGTTTCCTGTGCTGAAGCACGGACTCGGCTATAAGCTTGATTTTAGAGTTGGTTGGTACAACTGTCGTAAAGAAGTTCGTTTGAATAGTGATGTCCACGGTGAGGCGGCGGTGGTTCGTcttaacgatatttttcaacctttaACTGTGCGGCAAGAACAGCAAAAGGAATTCGAAATATTGTGGAATCATGTTCCACGATAAGAAGAGCGTTGATCGCCACGTGCAAGATATTTTACGAAAGCTGAAGACGGAAAATGAGGTAGGAGATTATTCTCGTATGAAAACGTTACGCGGTGTATGATGAGTACCACCGAGTCACCGTACATGCACATGCAAATGTCGATCGTCCCGCCAGAAGTGATTCCTGCATTTCGATCTAATTCCTGTATCAATTTTACTGAACCACATCATCTTCTCATGCCAGCTTATGATCTagctattttcaatttatttttagccATCGACTTGCACAATGTCGCatgtttaaatattattattcattccaAGGCCTTAAGTACTGGCTCGGAAGCTCTGTAGATATAACACGCACTCACACTTATCTACACATAACCTGTTATCCACACATAATATGATTTGCATCTCTCATGCCATTCCAGAACCGGGCTAACCAATGTTTTGCGGTTTCCTGATTATTCTTGGACAATCCATCGCACGCTGGATTGTTGTTACTTCATTATCTCTTTGTTCATCATTGACTTTTGTATCCAATAAGAGACAATTGCCAATGTACTCTTCAAAAAGCTTCTACCttcgaatatatataatacatgtatctTAAATTACCTTATTGTTCGGAGTCTAAGCCGACCCCGCATATAAGACGACCCCCAATTCCGAGACAGTATTTTAGGGTGTTTGCCTTGCTTACCCGCACATGAGACGAGTCCGCGTAGAAGACGAATGATTTCGGTTGGGGCTGTCAACGACAAAAAAACCTTGGTCTATATTTcccttgaataaaattaaaaaaaaaacagtttggGTGTAAATTCACACCCGCaactaataaataatattaaattgccataagaaaaaagttgacggTGCAAATTTACACTCAAGTGGAAGGTTTTTTCCTAGAGGGTTGTAAAGACATCATATTTTCTGCTGGCCTTCTTAACCTTTTACTCAACTTGAGGTATTAGTAGTGTTAACttgtatataaaatttaaaaatgaagagctttattaaaatgaattatCATACTTATGGCTATCTAAAACCACAACACAGTCTTTAAACCTAGGGATTAAGTTGTTTGAAATGGCTGCTAAGGTGATTAGGATACAATTTTTGATCAGGAAAATTCTTTTACACTTTTTAAGCTTATAATTCCAGATAATTTATcgtcgtttttatttatctcaaACATATCTTTAAAGTcgtattttttactttatttaaaataaaagttagagcatcattataaaaaattgctgACCAACCCTAGGTTTCCTTCACCCAACTCTCACAGAGTTTAGGTTTTAGAGTTCATTATCTCcaaagtaaaaatttaatataaattacagAGGAACCTGAGATGTTACAATATTGCTAAACTTTATTACCAAGTTGGTGATTACGAATCCGCAAGGAGATACGTGTCATGTTACCTAGAAGTGCGAGAAGATTCAGCTAACGCACATAAACTACTAGGTCAAACCCTCGAGGCTCTTGGTCAGAAAGAAGCTGCGTTAGCAAAATATAAATGCTCCCTTGAAATTGATGGCAAACAAGACGATCTAGTCTTGAAAGGTGGGTTAATTTGTTTCACTCACCACCAAAGTATAGCTGTAGTTTCAGGACTAGAAATTTTTCTGCTCGAAATTAATTTGACTATAGGTTTATtgctataaataatatttctgaCATCATTTGTATTTAGCTTAATGTACATGTTCGTTTTATGAAACAGTTTGTGAGATTCTGGCAGACACAGACGTAGGGATGGATGTCAGCAGAGCCAGATATTGGTTGGAAAGAGCAGACAAACAGTTCCCGCATCATCCTGTCGTATTTCAGCTGAAAGAAAAACTACTAACTGTAGATAGACCAAATGATAATGCGGAAGATCTTGAAGCACTTATAGCATGTAAGTTTActgtataaattgtaattatgtGAATCCTACTACTAAGATTccatttaattcatttttctttgctGTAGGAATGtcttaaaatttcgaaaattgccTACTTCTTACTAAGTCTGTCctataaattttcacacaaaCTAGTTGTATGTGCTATTACAGGTATTTGAAATTAAGGTTTTTGcattgaatcatttttttacaatgaatCAAGTCACTAGTATAGTTGTAATTGAAATGTCTGCAATGGAAAGTTATCATGATTCACAATAACAATTCCAGTTCACTGCTTAAAAGCCtgtttttcgcaattctcaacattgtgaattatttttccagcTGAATTGTCAGCCAGACCAAAAGATGTAACATTGCGTGTCAAATTATTGCACCATTACATGGTGAAAAATAGACTCGAGGATGGATACAAACATGCCATGGGTGTGGAATCAACCTTTACCTTTAGGGATAATATCTCATGGTATCAAACAATTTGTGAATTGTTTGGAAAGTGCAAAGATAGCAAGTCTTCTGATTGGACTTTCTGGATGCTATACATTTCAGCTCTTGAGAGATTTGCCACTCTGTCTCTTAAAGAGCAGGGTGATGGACCAAAAAAATCTATCCCCGAAGTTGCACAGGCAATATTGAAGTGAGTAAAGTGAGAAAATGGTAACTAAAGAATTAGCAAATAGTAATTAAAAGACCTCACTATGTAATTAAACTCTTTAGTATCTTAATATTAGTTATAAAGTAAACAAAATCGAGAACTTCAAGtgcgtctgaaatttttaggtTTTATCAGCAGTTCAATGCATTCAAGTATTCAGAAGTTATC includes:
- the LOC124179755 gene encoding arfaptin-2 isoform X2, producing MSQTALPPGGMERSIHEMLKDAPSLNESENAVHTGTPPPHVPNNHTSGPPRPATINLPVGSPTSQNLTVTTPSSPLQNGDAHTLRPAQSKIESIRNWSISTYKCTKQLMYEKLGKTSRTVDSELEAQIEVLRDTQKKYCNVLRLSRALASHFHHVVQTQHALGEAFSELAQKSPELQEEFLYNSETQRNLTKNGETLLGALNFFVSSVNTLCNKTIEDTLLTVRQYETARIEYDAYRTDLEALAQAAKTDASSAAKMEEAQANYEQHKQNFEKLRADVSIKLKFLDENRIKVMHKQLLLFHNAVSAYFSGNQTALEATLKQFNIKVKSPNSSLPSWLEQ
- the LOC124179756 gene encoding DNA repair protein XRCC3-like isoform X3, which translates into the protein MISCFLVLCKTVKCLASEEKFLSLGCPHLDSVLRGGFVNRGITQIYGAAGTGKTQIALQLCLTVQLPIVHGGYEAGAVYISTEGAFPSRRLQELLRESNLTKKFNVTADIIFVTTIHGENTIQELENCIVQKIPHLMATRKIGLLILDSIAAPYRAGYSLNTFGDRAKSLWNIANQLHNLASQYKLTVICINQVSAAISFNNYEVIHPTEQPTLGITWANMITNNFYLCRTGDCRYLYTMQSSYLPRTHIEYRITGSGVSGVCKNK
- the LOC124179757 gene encoding RNA pseudouridylate synthase domain-containing protein 1-like isoform X1; translation: MEGNENNTLDVLYRSNNFLVVNKPYDLVINSNKRNYKSTLQTEIQMMFPELVNPELRHEFHFVHRLDYATSGVICLALNKQAAKAATTAFESRKAKKYYLALVHGHINKSHVIISEPIGEDIREKNGNHRMCTGGSAFCERPRDSRTVLLVLETGTRNGKPATKVLLCPKTGRRHQLRVHCSHIGHTIIGDYTYSERQDTEPHRTFLHSFRLILQNEVENLDVSTADPFSSSEAMNRWIPINSLQVLDSSVFATIDELTSDMS
- the LOC124179756 gene encoding DNA repair protein XRCC3-like isoform X1; translated protein: MEYEVLELATEEECDSTVSKRSRNFPPSRTANDQLLFGTMCVLNHNTVFELHSVAIKCKTVKCLASEEKFLSLGCPHLDSVLRGGFVNRGITQIYGAAGTGKTQIALQLCLTVQLPIVHGGYEAGAVYISTEGAFPSRRLQELLRESNLTKKFNVTADIIFVTTIHGENTIQELENCIVQKIPHLMATRKIGLLILDSIAAPYRAGYSLNTFGDRAKSLWNIANQLHNLASQYKLTVICINQVSAAISFNNYEVIHPTEQPTLGITWANMITNNFYLCRTGDCRYLYTMQSSYLPRTHIEYRITGSGVSGVCKNK
- the LOC124179757 gene encoding RNA pseudouridylate synthase domain-containing protein 1-like isoform X3, with the translated sequence MLERWLSLISIVLYRDQWWLSCSNLCAIPAYFVTCSVTDSCRFRIKKIPQIALRHMHTRFFVRLRKAWCREGEDIREKNGNHRMCTGGSAFCERPRDSRTVLLVLETGTRNGKPATKVLLCPKTGRRHQLRVHCSHIGHTIIGDYTYSERQDTEPHRTFLHSFRLILQNEVENLDVSTADPFSSSEAMNRWIPINSLQVLDSSVFATIDELTSDMS
- the LOC124179757 gene encoding RNA pseudouridylate synthase domain-containing protein 1-like isoform X2 produces the protein MMFPELVNPELRHEFHFVHRLDYATSGVICLALNKQAAKAATTAFESRKAKKYYLALVHGHINKSHVIISEPIGEDIREKNGNHRMCTGGSAFCERPRDSRTVLLVLETGTRNGKPATKVLLCPKTGRRHQLRVHCSHIGHTIIGDYTYSERQDTEPHRTFLHSFRLILQNEVENLDVSTADPFSSSEAMNRWIPINSLQVLDSSVFATIDELTSDMS
- the LOC124179755 gene encoding arfaptin-2 isoform X1, coding for MSQTALPPGGMERSIHEMLKDAPSLNESENAVHTGTPPPHVPNNHTSGPPRPATINLPVGSPTSQNSVTVTTPSSPLQNGDAHTLRPAQSKIESIRNWSISTYKCTKQLMYEKLGKTSRTVDSELEAQIEVLRDTQKKYCNVLRLSRALASHFHHVVQTQHALGEAFSELAQKSPELQEEFLYNSETQRNLTKNGETLLGALNFFVSSVNTLCNKTIEDTLLTVRQYETARIEYDAYRTDLEALAQAAKTDASSAAKMEEAQANYEQHKQNFEKLRADVSIKLKFLDENRIKVMHKQLLLFHNAVSAYFSGNQTALEATLKQFNIKVKSPNSSLPSWLEQ
- the LOC124179756 gene encoding DNA repair protein XRCC3-like isoform X2, which translates into the protein MEYEVLELATEEECDSTVSKRSRNFPPSRTANDQLLFGKTVKCLASEEKFLSLGCPHLDSVLRGGFVNRGITQIYGAAGTGKTQIALQLCLTVQLPIVHGGYEAGAVYISTEGAFPSRRLQELLRESNLTKKFNVTADIIFVTTIHGENTIQELENCIVQKIPHLMATRKIGLLILDSIAAPYRAGYSLNTFGDRAKSLWNIANQLHNLASQYKLTVICINQVSAAISFNNYEVIHPTEQPTLGITWANMITNNFYLCRTGDCRYLYTMQSSYLPRTHIEYRITGSGVSGVCKNK